One Micromonospora craniellae genomic region harbors:
- a CDS encoding choice-of-anchor M domain-containing protein, whose product MFSHLRLGQTRLSAHVVVLSAVVAVGLAGLAAVPLLASAADPLPAQTPAGRYQLTAYPDESGAMNMALLDDQTAEIVTVNPDGLAFRVASDAVTEVPADESYAWLGEAGATGFTTRGASDPAADGLVLSFSANGPLDYYYDHLIPAGAQVSFTATDVVGPGAFAYYQTAMPWENPDADVPIGFRFGTGAQRDGTPQSTVPTELDPYSYKPTRFRFDAAGMYCLTMTAQTPLLDGGTAARSLSIRFAVGDTTPADAACGSAAPTGPLPTPSGSAEPSPTGSPSPSPSQPTDPTVADWVVREGHIDAIAAQLDDDGLSLRAKYDVPREARQAWIEYDDLVLATPDTARHTTPTAYSPGDDWSFIAPPGSTYWNLPLDQQAGMPWAGLSTESPTLAALGDNSVLWRVDAVTGPGGAAAPGEFTLWQGEPQRGQQAVDRQDLPEASTRLGLPAAQWVPLHRHAHYNWSFTAPGVYCVAMSLRAETSAGQRLTDSEQLTIAVGDATDANAVTPCGRTQPYPEAVPASPTPVPGHGPVVLDAGVTSMVSTLDADGLNTRLKVFDAAAAGWGATRNLDEVIFHRPAALSGAAHHVPGFPTPVYGWSLPATRWDLTGIPPHQVSGDIRWSLAALAGPGDVALSAGETQRGPYVFNTATGHRDPYALWAGSAGGAANSALSWSFSRPGKYCITMKWQADLPDGGGTVADTRILTFVVDGPLDPTTRRDGSGNYPGPAFRHGAHTLATTCAQGGAATTPEEVPLPGGPPVETPWDVPNWSQTDSGAVILNDGHVDVASVHRDGELTTRVKDTTVEGLANKPADEPAYWHDPSDVVLQLLPESKMPVPDDPRYTFLGTPGSSVWRLPQTQQAGLLWPGWSTEHLEPGAYPEGIRWTLTAARGPGHFVLYTGGGVSPITQVFNSADGSPDHYTIPPATHAHGNWVFTAEGVYCLDFERAVGEPSQAHSFTLAVAVGETDPRLVDPSRCVDAGPGRTVPEPPNAPAADARGDAVTVTWTAPADGGSPITGYTVRLHGGQSPLVQETTAQTTATFTRVPAGTYTATVAASNMIGTSTSSAPSPPVVVGSGTSQQIIVALDPAHGGLLISVDPDDRQVVLPEAVLAPSGDRWQAAGQLRPVTVTDTRTTAPGWNASGQVGDFTSASGPVSGTYLGWTPRVLTQAPGQGVTPGPAVSGALSGGAGLTAGSVLGSASSGAGRGSAKLTADLQLELPTDTASGTYTATVTLTAI is encoded by the coding sequence ATGTTCTCGCACCTCCGTCTCGGACAGACACGGCTCTCCGCCCACGTTGTCGTACTCTCCGCCGTTGTCGCGGTCGGCCTGGCCGGGCTCGCCGCAGTGCCGCTGCTCGCGTCGGCCGCCGATCCGCTCCCGGCGCAGACGCCAGCGGGCAGGTATCAGCTCACGGCGTATCCGGACGAGAGCGGTGCGATGAACATGGCGCTGTTGGACGATCAGACCGCCGAGATCGTCACGGTGAATCCCGACGGTCTGGCGTTCCGGGTCGCGTCGGACGCCGTCACCGAGGTGCCGGCGGATGAGTCGTACGCCTGGCTGGGGGAGGCGGGCGCGACCGGCTTCACCACCCGGGGGGCCTCCGACCCGGCCGCCGACGGCCTGGTGTTGTCCTTCAGCGCGAACGGTCCCCTCGACTACTACTACGACCACCTGATCCCGGCGGGAGCCCAGGTCTCCTTCACGGCGACCGACGTCGTCGGCCCGGGTGCGTTCGCCTACTACCAGACGGCCATGCCCTGGGAGAATCCGGACGCCGACGTTCCGATCGGATTCCGCTTCGGCACCGGGGCCCAGCGGGACGGCACACCACAGTCGACCGTTCCGACGGAACTGGATCCCTACAGCTACAAGCCGACCCGGTTCCGGTTCGACGCAGCCGGAATGTACTGCCTCACGATGACCGCGCAGACGCCACTGCTCGACGGCGGCACGGCGGCGAGGTCGCTGTCGATCCGGTTCGCGGTGGGCGACACGACGCCGGCCGACGCCGCATGCGGTTCCGCCGCACCGACCGGCCCGCTGCCCACTCCCAGCGGTTCCGCCGAACCGAGCCCGACCGGTTCTCCCAGCCCCAGCCCCAGCCAGCCCACCGACCCGACGGTCGCCGACTGGGTGGTCCGGGAAGGGCACATCGACGCGATCGCCGCCCAGCTGGACGACGACGGGTTGTCCCTGCGGGCGAAGTACGACGTTCCCCGGGAGGCCCGGCAGGCGTGGATCGAGTACGACGACCTGGTGCTCGCCACGCCGGACACCGCCAGGCACACCACCCCGACGGCCTACTCGCCGGGCGACGACTGGAGCTTCATCGCACCGCCCGGCAGCACGTACTGGAACCTCCCGCTCGACCAGCAGGCGGGCATGCCGTGGGCCGGCCTCAGCACCGAGTCTCCGACCCTTGCCGCCCTCGGGGACAACAGTGTGTTGTGGCGGGTCGATGCCGTCACCGGTCCCGGCGGCGCCGCCGCACCCGGGGAGTTCACGCTCTGGCAGGGCGAGCCGCAACGGGGGCAGCAGGCCGTCGACCGGCAGGACCTGCCCGAGGCGAGCACCCGGCTCGGCCTGCCGGCGGCGCAGTGGGTCCCGTTGCACCGGCACGCGCACTACAACTGGTCCTTCACCGCACCCGGTGTCTACTGCGTGGCGATGAGCCTTCGAGCCGAGACGTCGGCCGGGCAGCGCCTGACCGATTCCGAGCAGCTCACCATCGCCGTCGGTGATGCGACCGACGCCAACGCCGTGACCCCCTGCGGGCGGACGCAGCCCTATCCCGAGGCGGTTCCCGCCAGCCCGACCCCGGTGCCCGGTCACGGTCCGGTCGTGCTCGACGCCGGTGTCACTTCGATGGTGAGCACCCTCGACGCGGACGGCCTGAACACCCGGCTCAAGGTCTTCGATGCGGCCGCCGCCGGATGGGGTGCCACCCGCAACCTCGACGAGGTGATCTTCCACCGTCCCGCAGCCCTCTCCGGCGCCGCGCACCACGTCCCCGGTTTCCCCACCCCGGTGTACGGCTGGTCGCTGCCGGCGACCCGCTGGGACCTCACGGGCATACCGCCGCACCAGGTTTCCGGTGACATCCGCTGGTCCCTCGCGGCCCTGGCCGGCCCCGGTGACGTGGCGCTGTCCGCGGGAGAGACACAGCGCGGGCCGTACGTGTTCAACACCGCCACCGGACACCGCGACCCGTACGCCCTGTGGGCCGGTTCTGCCGGCGGTGCCGCGAACAGCGCCTTGTCCTGGTCGTTCTCGCGTCCCGGCAAGTACTGCATCACGATGAAGTGGCAGGCCGACCTGCCCGACGGCGGCGGCACCGTCGCCGACACCAGGATCCTCACCTTCGTGGTCGACGGACCGCTGGACCCGACGACGCGCCGCGACGGCTCCGGGAACTATCCCGGCCCGGCCTTCCGGCATGGCGCGCACACCCTTGCCACCACCTGCGCCCAGGGCGGTGCGGCGACCACGCCGGAGGAGGTGCCCCTACCCGGAGGCCCGCCGGTCGAGACCCCGTGGGACGTGCCGAACTGGTCCCAAACGGACAGTGGTGCGGTGATCCTCAACGACGGGCACGTCGATGTCGCCTCGGTCCACCGCGACGGCGAACTCACGACCCGGGTGAAGGACACCACGGTGGAGGGCCTGGCCAACAAGCCGGCGGACGAGCCGGCCTACTGGCACGACCCCTCCGATGTGGTGCTGCAACTGCTGCCGGAGTCGAAGATGCCGGTGCCGGACGATCCGCGGTACACCTTCCTCGGGACGCCGGGAAGCTCCGTCTGGAGGCTCCCCCAGACCCAGCAGGCCGGTCTGCTGTGGCCGGGCTGGTCGACCGAGCACCTCGAACCGGGCGCCTATCCCGAGGGAATCCGGTGGACGTTGACCGCAGCTCGGGGCCCGGGACACTTCGTCCTCTACACCGGCGGTGGGGTCAGTCCGATCACCCAGGTCTTCAACTCTGCGGACGGGTCGCCCGACCACTACACGATCCCGCCGGCCACACATGCCCACGGCAACTGGGTGTTCACCGCCGAAGGCGTCTACTGCCTCGACTTCGAGCGTGCCGTCGGCGAACCGTCGCAGGCTCACTCGTTCACCCTCGCGGTCGCCGTCGGCGAAACCGACCCGCGACTCGTCGACCCGTCCCGGTGCGTCGACGCCGGTCCGGGGCGCACCGTACCGGAGCCGCCGAACGCGCCGGCCGCCGATGCACGCGGCGACGCCGTCACCGTCACCTGGACCGCACCGGCGGACGGCGGATCCCCCATCACCGGCTACACCGTCCGGCTGCACGGGGGGCAGAGCCCGCTCGTCCAGGAGACCACCGCACAGACCACGGCTACCTTCACCCGCGTACCCGCTGGCACCTACACCGCCACCGTCGCCGCGAGCAACATGATCGGTACCTCGACATCGTCTGCACCGTCCCCACCGGTCGTGGTGGGGTCCGGCACCAGCCAGCAGATCATCGTCGCGCTGGACCCGGCGCACGGTGGCCTGCTGATCTCCGTCGACCCCGACGACCGGCAGGTGGTGTTGCCGGAGGCCGTCCTGGCGCCTTCGGGCGACCGATGGCAGGCCGCCGGGCAACTGCGGCCGGTCACCGTCACCGACACGCGTACGACGGCACCCGGTTGGAACGCCTCCGGCCAGGTCGGCGACTTCACCTCCGCGAGCGGCCCGGTCAGTGGCACCTATCTCGGTTGGACGCCGCGCGTCCTCACGCAGGCTCCCGGACAGGGGGTGACCCCCGGTCCTGCGGTGTCGGGTGCCCTGTCCGGTGGCGCGGGCCTGACGGCTGGCAGCGTCCTCGGGTCGGCGTCATCCGGCGCCGGCCGTGGAAGTGCCAAGCTGACCGCGGACCTGCAACTGGAGCTGCCCACCGACACCGCTTCGGGTACCTACACCGCCACCGTCACCCTCACCGCCATCTGA
- a CDS encoding methyltransferase domain-containing protein produces the protein MTDTGAGPDTRGYLDYLLTNRNFSAPAVAAAIAAIELNVPNRPLRVLDAGTGAGGALPELIAAVRGRSGHGGTVVAVDAAARAVEAAGRRLDDLDLDGVTADLRVGDLRDVVAEATAAGDRFDLIWSSDVIWPATFDDPAAVVQALAEALVPGGTLALFTSNYYQSMFLPGHSRLERLIRTASELTWRLPGDGPTHYERLGAWMRAAGLVEVTIGVHPIAAPVSDPAARAFLEQTVWPEMRHAVSSNGRAAGMSETDIARAGELLDPDSSAWVGNDPDGYVVQPALLWTGRSTIG, from the coding sequence GTGACTGACACGGGAGCGGGTCCGGACACCCGGGGTTATCTGGACTATCTGCTCACGAACCGGAACTTCTCGGCACCCGCCGTGGCCGCCGCGATTGCGGCAATAGAACTGAACGTCCCCAATCGGCCGCTACGGGTGCTGGATGCCGGTACGGGAGCGGGCGGTGCATTGCCGGAGTTGATCGCTGCGGTACGGGGGCGAAGCGGGCACGGCGGAACGGTGGTGGCGGTGGACGCCGCCGCGCGGGCGGTCGAGGCCGCCGGGCGTCGACTCGACGATCTGGACCTCGACGGGGTGACGGCCGATCTGCGGGTGGGTGACCTGCGTGACGTGGTGGCCGAGGCCACGGCAGCCGGTGACCGGTTCGACCTGATCTGGTCGTCCGACGTGATCTGGCCAGCCACGTTCGATGATCCTGCCGCCGTGGTGCAGGCCCTCGCCGAGGCGCTCGTTCCCGGTGGAACGTTGGCGTTGTTCACCTCGAACTACTACCAGTCGATGTTCCTTCCCGGGCACTCGCGGCTGGAGCGGCTGATCCGGACGGCATCGGAGCTCACCTGGAGGCTGCCCGGCGACGGGCCGACTCATTACGAACGGTTGGGAGCCTGGATGCGAGCCGCTGGCCTGGTCGAGGTCACCATCGGGGTCCACCCGATCGCCGCCCCGGTCTCCGATCCTGCGGCACGGGCGTTCCTGGAGCAGACCGTGTGGCCGGAGATGCGCCACGCGGTGTCCTCCAACGGACGTGCCGCAGGCATGAGCGAGACCGACATCGCTCGCGCCGGAGAACTGCTCGATCCCGACAGCTCCGCCTGGGTCGGTAACGACCCGGACGGCTATGTCGTCCAGCCCGCCCTGCTGTGGACCGGGCGGAGCACCATCGGATGA
- a CDS encoding class I SAM-dependent methyltransferase, which translates to MSGDIEQPHQEAERGSGPDIDGTQHLSALAAPGALADWRLALCFETAHDAGVLDGLPATAPQIAAARRLDEAAVRAILYVLVAWEYATVDDNGVFSVGPRGTGQQERAALAQHGAWIRRWATLVPRRVHDRQAAAPDEPPRPDPAVGLALLESASRPYHGPVTQACRSAYADGVAAPANMRVLDLGGGHGAYALEFARHGCVTTMQDLPGVIDLARTDGRLASAGVELVAGDAFVELPAGPFDLVLCGTLTNIFDMARVRDLLGRLRGILASDGQLAIATWVRDRGPVGAAFGVQMLVATPGGDAHSEDDYRAALGDAGYSDIRVTEHGDPPLALILARCGEVLHARS; encoded by the coding sequence ATGAGCGGCGACATCGAGCAACCCCACCAGGAGGCCGAGCGGGGCAGCGGGCCGGACATCGACGGCACGCAGCACCTGAGCGCGCTCGCCGCTCCCGGGGCCCTGGCTGACTGGCGCCTGGCGCTCTGCTTCGAGACCGCCCACGACGCCGGCGTACTCGACGGTCTGCCGGCCACCGCCCCGCAGATCGCGGCCGCGAGGCGTCTGGACGAAGCCGCGGTCCGGGCGATCCTGTACGTGCTCGTCGCCTGGGAGTACGCGACCGTCGACGACAACGGCGTCTTCAGCGTGGGACCGCGTGGCACCGGTCAGCAGGAGCGGGCGGCGTTGGCTCAGCACGGCGCCTGGATACGTCGCTGGGCGACGTTGGTGCCCCGTCGCGTGCACGACCGGCAGGCTGCTGCACCGGACGAACCGCCGAGGCCCGATCCGGCGGTGGGCCTGGCGTTGCTGGAATCGGCCAGTCGCCCCTACCACGGTCCGGTCACGCAGGCCTGCCGGTCGGCGTACGCGGACGGTGTGGCGGCACCGGCGAACATGCGGGTGCTTGACCTCGGCGGTGGACACGGCGCCTACGCGCTGGAGTTCGCCCGCCACGGTTGTGTCACGACGATGCAGGACCTTCCAGGAGTGATCGACCTCGCCCGGACCGATGGACGGTTGGCGAGCGCCGGCGTCGAACTGGTCGCCGGAGACGCATTCGTTGAACTCCCGGCTGGTCCGTTCGATCTCGTCCTGTGCGGGACGTTGACGAACATCTTCGATATGGCCCGGGTGCGGGACCTCCTCGGGCGGCTGCGAGGGATCCTGGCGTCCGACGGTCAACTCGCCATCGCCACGTGGGTGCGTGACCGTGGCCCGGTCGGCGCCGCCTTCGGTGTGCAGATGCTCGTCGCCACCCCCGGCGGCGACGCCCACAGCGAGGACGACTACCGAGCCGCGCTGGGCGATGCCGGCTACTCCGACATCCGGGTGACCGAGCACGGCGACCCGCCGCTCGCCCTGATTCTCGCCCGGTGCGGCGAAGTCCTGCACGCCCGCTCCTGA
- a CDS encoding glycine betaine ABC transporter substrate-binding protein, producing the protein MWSSKLVRRVALAATAALALTGAAACGDSDDSAGGSGGDNKKITIGYMSWDEAIAASYLWKNLLEEKGYEVELKNVEAGIVYQGLATGDIDLFLDSWLPQTHADYMKEYGDNLEKLGVWYDNAKLSIAVPEYVSDVNSLEDLADKADTFNGEIIGIEPGAGLTAATQDKVIPEYGLTGKLSLKTSSTPAMLAALDGAIKEQKPIVVTLWHPHWAYANYQLKDLADPKGTLGGTEEVNTLARQGFSADFPEVAEMLKKFKMDNQQLGSLEDLMFNVHQNDEEKAVEEWLKANPDYAGTLDAATS; encoded by the coding sequence ATGTGGAGCAGTAAACTGGTGCGCCGGGTCGCGCTGGCGGCCACCGCCGCCCTGGCGCTGACCGGTGCCGCGGCCTGCGGCGACTCCGACGATTCGGCCGGCGGCTCCGGCGGCGACAACAAGAAGATCACCATTGGCTACATGTCCTGGGACGAAGCCATCGCCGCCTCGTACCTCTGGAAGAACCTGCTGGAGGAGAAGGGCTACGAGGTCGAGCTCAAGAACGTCGAGGCGGGGATCGTCTACCAGGGTCTCGCGACGGGCGACATCGACCTCTTCCTCGACAGTTGGCTGCCGCAGACGCACGCCGACTACATGAAGGAGTACGGCGACAACCTGGAGAAGCTCGGCGTCTGGTACGACAACGCCAAACTGAGCATCGCCGTGCCCGAGTACGTCAGCGACGTCAACTCGCTGGAGGACCTGGCCGACAAGGCCGACACCTTCAACGGCGAGATCATCGGCATCGAGCCCGGCGCCGGCCTGACCGCCGCCACCCAGGACAAGGTCATCCCGGAGTACGGTCTGACCGGCAAGCTGAGCCTGAAGACCTCGTCGACCCCGGCCATGCTGGCCGCGCTGGACGGCGCGATCAAGGAGCAGAAGCCGATCGTGGTGACCCTGTGGCACCCGCACTGGGCCTACGCGAACTACCAGCTGAAGGACCTGGCGGACCCGAAGGGCACACTCGGCGGAACCGAAGAGGTCAACACCCTGGCCCGTCAGGGCTTCAGCGCGGACTTCCCCGAGGTCGCCGAGATGCTGAAGAAGTTCAAGATGGACAACCAGCAGCTCGGCTCGCTGGAAGATCTGATGTTCAACGTGCACCAGAACGACGAGGAGAAGGCCGTAGAGGAGTGGCTGAAGGCCAACCCGGACTACGCCGGCACGCTCGACGCTGCCACCTCCTGA
- a CDS encoding ABC transporter permease, which translates to MNHADSLDDMLPYIRIGDAFKTAVDWSREHLSAVFDGIAATVDALVEPLVDLLTAPPAIVMVLIFAGLGWWLRGWKFALGTALGLGMVAGMPIWDQTMSTLALVLVASGLALLLAVPTGIFIAENRRASAIIRPVLDLMQTMPAFVYLIPAIFYFGVGAVPGVLATVVFSMPPGVRLTELGLRQVDREVIEAGEAFGASPWKILLRTKLPLALPTIMTGVNQVIMLALSMVVIAGMVGAGGLGEVIMTALARVQVGAGFEGGIAVVILAVVLDRLTDSIGARTASAKAQRAMQRA; encoded by the coding sequence ATGAACCACGCCGACAGTCTCGACGACATGCTGCCGTACATCCGGATCGGCGACGCGTTCAAAACCGCCGTCGACTGGTCGAGAGAGCATCTGTCCGCTGTCTTCGACGGCATCGCCGCCACCGTCGACGCGCTGGTCGAGCCGCTGGTGGACCTGCTGACCGCGCCCCCGGCGATCGTCATGGTGCTGATCTTCGCTGGCCTCGGCTGGTGGCTGCGAGGCTGGAAGTTCGCCCTCGGCACCGCGCTCGGACTCGGCATGGTGGCCGGGATGCCGATCTGGGACCAGACCATGAGCACCCTGGCGCTGGTCCTGGTGGCCAGCGGACTCGCCCTGCTGCTCGCCGTGCCGACGGGCATCTTCATCGCGGAGAACCGCCGCGCCTCGGCAATCATCCGACCGGTGCTCGACCTGATGCAGACGATGCCCGCATTCGTCTACCTGATCCCGGCCATCTTCTACTTCGGTGTCGGTGCCGTGCCCGGCGTGCTGGCCACCGTGGTGTTCAGCATGCCGCCCGGGGTACGCCTGACCGAGTTGGGCCTGCGCCAGGTCGACCGCGAGGTCATCGAGGCCGGTGAGGCGTTCGGCGCCTCGCCGTGGAAGATCCTGCTGCGCACCAAACTGCCACTGGCCCTGCCCACCATCATGACCGGCGTCAACCAGGTCATCATGCTGGCGCTGTCGATGGTCGTCATCGCGGGGATGGTCGGTGCCGGCGGTCTCGGTGAGGTGATCATGACGGCACTCGCCCGAGTCCAGGTCGGCGCAGGCTTCGAGGGCGGCATCGCCGTGGTGATCCTGGCGGTGGTGCTCGACCGCCTCACCGATTCGATCGGCGCGCGTACCGCGTCCGCGAAGGCGCAACGCGCCATGCAACGAGCCTGA
- a CDS encoding quaternary amine ABC transporter ATP-binding protein: METVSALRVNSLYKVYGNRADKAMEILRNSAGRDEKLAGLPVTAAVVDANFEVRRGEIFVVMGLSGSGKSTLIRMLNGLLPPTHGTVEVDGVDITTLKPAALRKLRREKISMVFQHFALQPHRSVLDNASYALEVAGMPRAERRERALQALRMVGLDHCADKLPQELSGGMRQRVGLARALAAGTDIMLMDEAFSALDPLIRREVQDQLLELQAELGKTIVFITHDLNEAMRLGDRIAVMRAGRIVQIGTAEEILTDPSNDYVAQFVADVDRTRILTASAVMERPLGVVDVNSGPRVAARVLRETQTSAVYITGRDKRYLGTVTADDATRAVRDGLTNLQEIVSTGYARKVDDTTPVADIFAPCAESPAPVAVVDAAGRLAGVIPRVTLLSALGSISADASEHTATPEPADTTPTGSDTAPVPVQVVAEPSGRLTGEPA, encoded by the coding sequence ATGGAGACCGTGTCCGCACTCAGAGTGAACTCCCTGTACAAGGTCTACGGGAACCGCGCCGACAAGGCGATGGAAATCCTCAGGAACAGCGCAGGCCGGGACGAGAAGCTGGCCGGGCTGCCGGTCACGGCCGCAGTCGTCGACGCGAACTTCGAGGTCAGACGCGGCGAGATCTTCGTGGTCATGGGTCTGTCCGGCTCGGGGAAGTCCACCCTGATCCGGATGCTCAACGGACTGCTGCCCCCCACGCACGGCACGGTGGAGGTCGACGGAGTCGACATCACCACGCTCAAGCCCGCCGCACTGCGCAAGCTACGCCGCGAGAAGATCAGCATGGTCTTCCAGCACTTCGCGCTCCAGCCACACCGGTCGGTGTTGGACAACGCCAGCTACGCGCTGGAGGTCGCGGGCATGCCTCGTGCCGAACGCCGGGAGAGGGCACTGCAGGCGCTGCGGATGGTCGGCCTGGACCACTGCGCGGACAAGCTGCCGCAGGAACTGTCCGGCGGCATGCGCCAGCGGGTCGGCCTGGCCCGCGCGCTCGCCGCCGGCACCGACATCATGCTCATGGACGAGGCCTTCTCCGCGCTCGATCCGCTCATCCGCCGCGAGGTGCAGGACCAGCTTCTCGAACTACAGGCCGAGCTCGGCAAGACGATCGTGTTCATCACGCATGACCTCAACGAGGCGATGCGCCTCGGCGACCGCATCGCGGTCATGCGCGCCGGCCGGATCGTCCAGATCGGCACCGCCGAGGAGATCCTCACCGACCCGTCCAACGACTACGTCGCCCAGTTCGTCGCCGATGTCGACCGGACCAGGATCCTCACCGCGTCGGCGGTCATGGAGCGGCCGCTCGGCGTCGTGGACGTGAACTCCGGCCCGCGGGTGGCCGCCCGCGTGCTGCGCGAGACCCAGACGTCAGCCGTCTACATCACCGGCCGCGACAAGCGGTACCTGGGCACCGTGACCGCCGACGACGCCACCCGGGCAGTCCGGGACGGGCTGACGAACCTCCAGGAGATCGTGTCGACCGGGTACGCTCGGAAGGTCGACGACACCACGCCGGTGGCCGACATCTTCGCGCCCTGCGCCGAGAGCCCGGCACCTGTCGCCGTGGTCGACGCGGCCGGGCGGCTCGCCGGCGTGATTCCGCGGGTCACGCTGCTGAGCGCCCTGGGCAGCATCAGCGCTGATGCAAGCGAGCACACCGCCACGCCGGAGCCGGCCGACACGACGCCGACCGGAAGCGACACCGCGCCGGTACCGGTCCAGGTGGTTGCCGAGCCGTCGGGCCGCCTCACGGGAGAGCCCGCATGA
- a CDS encoding glycosyl hydrolase family 18 protein, with product MKRSLRRALWVGAVVAVTVATVPMASAFGAGSVTTSFSRVSDWGTGHETRVTVTNGSTAAVSTWRIEFELPSGTSISSSWDADVTRNGNRYVAVKKSWAGGLAPGASFSWGYNGTGAYRAPLNCTVNGVACGGGTPPPTTTPPTTTPPTTAPPTTPPPTTPPPTTPPPSGQKVVGYFTQWGVYGRNYHVKNIHTSGSASKLTHILYAFANTTGGRCTIGDSYADYEKAYTAAESVDGVADTWDQPLRGNFNQLRKLKQMYPHIKVIFSVGGWTWSGGFTQAAQNPAAFAESCYNMVEDPRWADVFDGIDIDWEYPNACGLTCDASGPNAFKNVISALRARFGPSALVTAAITADGSNGGKIDATDYAGASTHLNWIMPMTYDYFGAFNAQGPTAPHSPLYSYTGIPQQGFWSDAAIQKLKSKGIPANKLLLGVGFYGRGWTGVTQTTPGGTATGPAPGTYEQGIEDYKVLKNTCPATGTVGGTAYAKCGSNWWSYDTPSTIGGKMTYAKNQGLGGAFFWELSGDTSNGELISAIKGGLG from the coding sequence ATGAAGAGATCGCTCCGCCGGGCCCTCTGGGTCGGCGCCGTGGTCGCGGTGACCGTCGCCACGGTCCCGATGGCCTCGGCGTTCGGCGCCGGAAGCGTGACCACCTCGTTCAGCCGGGTGTCGGACTGGGGGACCGGTCACGAGACGCGGGTCACCGTCACCAACGGCTCGACCGCCGCCGTCAGCACCTGGCGCATCGAGTTCGAGTTGCCCTCCGGCACCAGCATCAGCAGCTCCTGGGACGCCGACGTCACCCGCAACGGCAACCGCTACGTGGCCGTCAAGAAGAGCTGGGCCGGCGGGCTGGCCCCGGGCGCCTCCTTCAGCTGGGGCTACAACGGCACCGGTGCGTACCGCGCGCCGTTGAACTGCACGGTCAACGGCGTGGCCTGCGGCGGTGGCACCCCGCCGCCCACCACGACGCCGCCGACCACCACCCCGCCGACCACCGCTCCGCCCACGACTCCGCCCCCCACCACCCCGCCCCCGACCACGCCGCCGCCGAGCGGCCAGAAGGTGGTCGGCTACTTCACCCAATGGGGCGTCTACGGTCGCAACTACCATGTCAAGAACATCCACACCAGCGGCTCGGCGTCGAAGCTCACCCACATCCTGTACGCCTTCGCCAACACCACCGGCGGCCGGTGCACCATCGGTGACAGCTACGCCGACTACGAGAAGGCGTACACCGCGGCGGAGAGCGTGGACGGCGTCGCCGACACCTGGGACCAGCCGCTGCGGGGCAACTTCAACCAGCTGCGCAAGCTCAAGCAGATGTACCCGCACATCAAGGTGATCTTCTCGGTCGGTGGCTGGACCTGGTCCGGCGGCTTCACCCAGGCCGCGCAGAACCCGGCCGCCTTCGCGGAGAGCTGCTACAACATGGTCGAGGACCCGCGCTGGGCGGACGTCTTCGACGGCATCGACATCGACTGGGAGTACCCGAACGCCTGCGGCCTGACCTGCGACGCCAGCGGCCCGAACGCGTTCAAGAACGTGATCAGCGCGCTACGTGCCCGGTTCGGCCCGTCCGCGCTGGTGACCGCCGCGATCACCGCGGACGGCAGCAACGGCGGCAAGATCGACGCGACCGACTACGCCGGTGCCTCGACCCACCTCAACTGGATCATGCCGATGACGTACGACTACTTCGGCGCCTTCAACGCGCAGGGGCCGACCGCCCCGCACTCGCCGCTCTACTCGTACACCGGTATCCCGCAGCAGGGCTTCTGGTCTGACGCGGCCATCCAGAAGCTCAAGAGCAAGGGCATCCCCGCCAACAAGCTGCTGCTCGGCGTCGGCTTCTACGGCCGGGGCTGGACCGGGGTGACCCAGACGACGCCCGGCGGCACCGCCACCGGCCCGGCCCCCGGCACCTACGAGCAGGGCATCGAGGACTACAAGGTGCTCAAGAACACCTGCCCGGCCACCGGCACCGTCGGCGGCACGGCGTACGCCAAGTGCGGTAGCAACTGGTGGAGCTACGACACCCCGTCGACCATCGGCGGCAAGATGACGTACGCGAAGAACCAGGGCCTCGGTGGCGCATTCTTCTGGGAGCTCTCCGGAGACACTAGCAACGGTGAGCTGATCAGCGCCATCAAGGGCGGTCTCGGCTGA